The genomic DNA CCGGGGTGAACCTCTCGACGTTCTGCGGACGGCTCGACGAACGGCTCCGCACCGACGCCTACGCCGATCTCGACGCGAGCGCGAACGGACTCCAAGTCGGTCCCGACAGACCAACGGGGGCCGATCCCGACATCGATCACGCCGCGTTCGCGGTGGATGCGGCGGTCGAGACAGCCGAACGCGCCGTCGACACAAGCGCTGACGTGCTCTGTGTCCACCACGGGCTGTTCTGGGGCGAGTTCGAGCGCGCCACCGGCTCGACCTACGACCGACTCGCCCCGTTTTTCGAGAACGATCTCGCGCTCTACGTCTCGCATCTCCCGCTCGACGGCCATCCCGAGATCGGCAACGCCGCTGGCTTAGCCGACGCGCTCGATCTCCGTGGTCGGTCGGCGTTCGGCACGCTCGGTCCCGAACACATCGGCCTTCGGGGTCGATCGCCCGACGGGTTCGCGCCCGACGAACTCCGCGATCGACTCGCGACAGAATGCGATCCGGGGCAAGGAGTCCAGCACCTCGATTTCGGTCCCGAGAACATCGAAAACGTCGCGATCGCTACCGGGAGCGCGGCGGACTGGCTCGACGAAGCAGTCGCGGCCGGTGCGGACGCGTTCGTCACCGGCGAGGGCAAACAGGCGGTCTATCACGAGGCACGGGAGGCCGGGATCCACGTCTACCTCGCCGGTCACTACGCGACCGAGACGTTCGGCGTGCGGTCGTTGCAGTCGCTGGCCGAGGAATGGGGCGTCGAGACGACGTTCATCGACTGCCCCACGGGGCTCTGACGAACCGGCCATCGAGCCGGGCGATTCAAACCGTTCGCCAGTCGAGTGGCGGTATGACCGACGATACCGACGAGGGAGCGGACGTCCCCCCACGCGAGGAGTTCCACCACGATCCGATCGAACACACGACCGTCCAAGAAGGGATGACCGTCGGCGAACTCGTCGAGGAGTACGGGAAGGCAGGTATCGGCGCGGGCGCGCTCCACGAAGCGGTCGACATCACGGCGGCGATGTTCGATGACGACGTGACGACGTTCGTCGGTCTCGCGGGTGCGATGGTGCCGACGGGGATGCGCCGGATCGTCGCGGACCTGATCCGGGACGGCCATATCGACGTGCTCGTGACGACGGGCGCGAACCTGACCCACGACGCGATCGAAGCGATCGGCGGCAAGCATCACCACGGACGCGAACACGGTGACGGGTCGCTCCGCGAGCACGACGAGACCCTCCGCGACGAGTGGGTCGACCGAATCTACGACGTCTACCTTCCCCAGGAGCACTTCACGCTGCTCGAAAACCACCTCCGGAGCGAGGTTTTCCCCGAAATCGAAGAGCGGGTGACGATCCAGCGGCTGACCGACGAGCTGGGGCGGGCAAACGCGGCGGTGAACGACCGTGAGGACATCGATGAGAGAGCAGGGATCGCGGCGGCCGCGCACGAACACGACGTCCCGATCTACGCGCCCGCGATCCAGGACTCCGTACTGGGCCTTCAGGCGTGGCTGTACTCCCAGACCACCGACTTCGGGCTCGACGCGCTCGGTGACATGTCCGGGCTGAACGATATCGCCTACGAGGCCGAGAGCACTGGCGCGCTGGTGATCGGCGGGGGCGTCCCGAAGAACTTCGTCCTCCAGACGATGCTGGTCGCACCCGACGCCTACGACCACGCCGTCCAGCTGACGATGGATCCCGAGCACGCCGGCGGGCTCTCGGGCGCGACCTTGGAGGAAGCCCGGTCGTGGGGGAAGTTGGAGAAAGCAGCCAGCAACGCGAGCGTCTACGCCGACGCGACGATCACGCTGCCGCTCCTCGTGGCGGGAGCGCGCGAACGCATCAGCGAGTAACGACGGATCGAGTGTCGAGAGAGCGCTCGAACGCGATCACTGGTCTTTGTAGTCTTTCTGCGGAACGTCGACGATCTCGCCGTCTGCCTCCTGCCATGCAGTGAATCCCCCTTTTAGATGGGTGACATCAGTGTATCCCATCTCGGCGAGGCGTTTGGCGGCGAGCGCCGACCGGCCGGCCTCGTTGCAGTAGAGGACGTATCGCCGGTCCGGGTCGAAGAATTCCTTGTAGTACTCGGTCTCGGGATCGGCCCAGAACTCGAGCATCCCGCGCGGAGCGTGTTCGGCGTCGGGGATCGATCCCTCGATCCAGACCTCGCGGATGTCGCGGATGTCGAGGGCGGTCGTTTCGCCGGCGGCGAGTTCGGTTTCGAGCTCGTCGACCGAGATCGATTCGATGTCGCGCTCGGCCTCTTCGACGAGCCCCCACGCCGATCGTTCGAGCGTGCTCATGGCCCCACGTTCGTGGTCTCGGTGATAGCTCTTCGGGCGTAGTGGTTTCCGCCCGTCCCACGCCGTGGGTTCGTCGGGGCGTGGCACCTACCGGGAGCCGAACGCAGCACGGACCATCGATCGAACCGTGTGAACCAGGCGGCGTTTTGATGTGGCTCGGGAGCGACGAGGGTATCACATGATCCTCGTCACCGGCGCGACGGGCACCGTCGGTTCGGCCGTGGTCGAAGCGCTCTCGGAGAGCGACGATCGGGTTCGCGTCGCCACCAGAGATGTGGCCGCGGCGCAGGACGAACTGGCGGGTGTCGACGACTACACCAGGTTCGACTTCGCGCATCCGGAGACGTGGGGGGCCGACGCTGGCCGACATCGACCGCCTCTTTCTGGTTCGGCCGCCGGTGGTCGGGGTGGACCCCATCCAGGAGTTCGTCGACGCCGCCGCTCGCGTCGGTGTCGAGCACGTCGTCTACCTCTCGGTTCTCGGGGCGGAGAAGAACCCGTTCCTGCCCCATCGACGGATCGAGCGCCGTATCGAGTCCTCCGGGGTCGCACACACGTTCCTCCGCGCGTCGTTTTTCATGCAGAACCTCGCCGAGGTGCACCGACGCGACATCGTCGAACACGACGAAATCCTCGTTCCGGCGGGTGCGGGCGAGACGAGTTTCGTCGACGCGCGCGACATCGGGGCCGTGGCCGCGCTCGCGCTCACCGAACCAGGCCACACGGGTCGCGCCTACGATCTCACCGGTTCGGGAGCGCTCGCCTACGACGACGTGGCCGACGTGTTCTCCGGAGTTCTGGATCGTCGGATCACCTACGCCGATCCTTCAGTAGTCGCGTTCGTCCGCCGGATGCGATCGCGGGGAACACCGCTCCCGTTCGTCGTCGTCATGCTCGGGATCTACACGACCGCGAGGCTGGGGTTCGCGGCTCGAGTGACGCGGGACGTCGAAACCCTGCTCGATCGAGAGCCGATCGCTATGCGGCAGTTCGTCGCGGAGCACGCCGACGCGTTCCGCGAGTAGTCGAATGTCGGATCGATGCTGGAGAGCGCAATCTTGCACACGGAGAACGCTTTTTACCGCCGACGGCGGTGAGGGGTGCATGGAGAAAGTCGCGATCGACGAGGTCGACGTCGTCAACAACCCGCTCGGGGTGCACTCAGTGCGCAAACCGGTCTCGGGGGCGCTCGGGACCGACGACTTCGCGATGAACTACTTCGAACTCGAACCCGGCGAGTCCTTTTCGGGCGGCCTCCACACCCACCACGATCAGGAGGAGGTCTTCTACGTCCAAGAGGGCGAGGCCACGTTCGAGGTGGGTCGCGAGCGCGAGGAAGTGTCGGTCGCGGCGGGCGAGGTCATCAGATTTGCCCCCGGTGAGTTCCAGATGGGGACCAACGAGTCCGACGAGCGCACGATAGGGTTCGCGCTCGGCGCGCCGAAGGCCCGCCACGACTTCGAGGAGATGGAGTCGATCGTTCCGTGTCGCGAGTGCGGCGAAGAGACCGCCCACGAACTCGACCTCACCGAGGAGGGGGCCTTCCACCTGACCTGCACGGAGTGTGGAACCGAGTTCACGATGGGATAATCAGCGCGCGAAAGCGTCATTTTCCTCGCTGGCGTAGCGCCGCCGGCCGATGACGAGGCGTGGTTCCGAGCCGGACTCGGCACCCGGTGCTGACGAGCCCTATGAGTACCGAGGCCGTCGTCTCTTTACTCCCATGTCACAATCTCCCATAGATGTTTATTCGATGGGGCCTTGTAACACATATGACGGGTCGCTACGCGTTCGAGGGAAACGAGCCGGCTGTCGATCCCGCTGCCCACGTGAGCCACGGCGCGACCCTGGTCGGTGACGTCGCGGTCGGTGCGCACGCGAGCGTCTGGCCAGGTGTCGTCCTGCGCGGTGACATCGCACCGGTCCGCGTCGGCGAGCACTCACACGTCGGCGACAACGCGGTACTCCACGCCTCGACCGCGGGCGATCGGGTGATGATCGGCCACGGTGCGGTGCTCAACGACGCCGTCATCGAGGACGGCGCGCTCGTCGGGTTCAACACCACTGTGAACTCCGAGGTCACAGTCGGGGCCGGAAGCATCGTCGCGAGCGGAACCACCGTCCCGGAGGGGTACGACATCCCACCGGAGTCGTTCGTCCGCGGCGTCCCCGCGACTGTGACTCCGATCGCAGAAACCACGCTCGATCCCGAGGCGATCTTCGAGGCCCACTCCTCGGGAGCGTACACCGATCTCGCCGAACGCCACGACGACCTCTTCTCCTGATCCGGACTCGTCTCAGGCGGGAGCGTCGACTTCCTCGACGAGTGTGGGTGAATCGTTCGCAGGGTTGTTCACGGCGGTCGAGACCGGGTACGCGCGCATCTCCTCGGCCGGGTACGGTTCGAGGAGTTCCTTCCCGTCGGCCTCGCCAGCGAGCCACCGCTGCTCGCCGTCGGGCGGGAGTACGACTGCCATCCGGTCGTGGAGTGGCTCGATCACGGAATTGGGTTCGGTCGTGACGATCGTGAACGTCTCGACCGGGTCGGCCTCGGTGTCGGGTTCGCCGTCACCGAACTCGTCGAGGCCCGTCTGTTTCTGCGGCGGTTGCCAACGCTCCCACAATCCTGCCAGCGCGAACGGTCCACCGTCGTGGAGCGTGACGCAGTAAGGCTGTTTGCCCGCATCGGTTTCGGTCCACTCGTAGAACCCATCGGCGAGCACCAGACACCGCCGGCGCTCGTACGCAGCCCGAAAGCTCCGCTTTTCGTCGACAGTCTCCGCACGGGCGTTGATGAGGCGGTTCCCGATGCTCGGGTCGTCGGCCCATCCAGGAATCAGTCCCCACTGGAGGTGCGAGATCGTCTCGGGTGCGTCGTTCGTGATGACTGGTAGCTTCTGGCCGGGCGCGGCGTTGTATCGTGGCTCCAGCGACCGTCTAGCGGTTGCACCGAATCGATCTTCGAGGGTGTCAGGTGACGTGAAGATGGTGTAGCGTCCGCACATACTAGAACCACGCTAGCAGTGTGAATAACCCCATCGGCCACCCAGCTCGTTCGCCCTGATTCGTAATAGAGAGGTACTTCTCCGAAGGGCGGTCGTGCGTCGTCCGTGCCAGTTCGGGGGAGGGCTATACTCACGCCGGCCGTGGATTCCTTCATGCAGATAGATCGGCGGGCGTTCCTCGCGAGCGCCGTGGCGGCCGGCGCGCTGGCTGGCTGTCTCGGCAGCGGTGGCGAAACCGACGCGGGCAGTGGCGGGAACGAAAGCGATGCTGGGAGCGCCGGTAGTGCGGCAAGTACGACGGCCGGCGAGCAAGCGCCAGAGACGACCGCAACGGGGCCGACAACTTCCGACGCCGATCCGACCGCGACACCGAGCGGATCGTCGGCAGATGAGACGGAACAAGCCACCAGTGGATCGTCAACGAACGGGACGGCGGCCGGAACGCCACCAGCCGCGAGCATCGACCATCCGGCGGTCGCGGCGCTCGCGGGCCAGCCGTACCGTGGCCCGACGCCCGGGACGGCCCCGGGGCTGATCGTCGCCTTCGAGGACCCGTCGTGTCACAACTGCGAACGCTTCAACACCGGCACCCTCCCGACGCTCGAAGCGGAACTCGTCGAGCCGGGCGAGGCGACCTACGTCTATCGGAACTTCCCGCACGCATATCAGTGGGGCGAGCCCGCGATGCAGGCGCTCGAAGCCACCTACGCGCGGAGCGAGTCGGCGTTCTGGGAGCTGAAGACCCACTACTTCGCAACGCAAGGAGAGTTCTCGGAGTCGAACGTCCTCGACCGGACCCAGGCGTTTCTCACGAGCGAGACGGACCTCGACGCCGCGGCAGTCGTCGCGGACGCCGAGGCCAAGGAGTTCGACGCAGCGTTCCAGCGCGACGTCGACGCCGGCGAGAGTGCCGGCGTGGTGAGCACGCCGACGTTCTACCTCTTCAGGGAGGGCGAGTTCCTGACCGAGATCCGGGGCGCACAGAGCTACGACGTGTTCGCCCAGGCATTGAGGGGCTGAGATGGCGGCGACCCGCTCGATCCGACTGCCGACCCGGGCGCGCGACTGGCGGCTGATGGCCCGTACTGCGAGGCTCGTGGTCACCATCCCGCTGTACGCCGCGATCGCGCTCGTCGCCGCCGTGTGCGGGCTGACGCTGTTCGTGCTCTCACAGAACCTCCCACTCGCGGAGTTCCTCATCGCGAGTTCGTTGCCGCTCGACAGCCGACTGATCATCCTCACCGAGCAATACCCGTTCATCGGGACGAACTACGGCCCACTCCAGGGTCTCCTGCTCATCGTGACCGCAGTGCTCATCGGCGTGAACGTCGCGATGGTGATCTACCACCTCCGCGAGCACGCGCTCTCGGCCGCCCAGGGTACCACGAGCGTCGCTGGCGTCGTGCTCGGCACGCTCGGTGCGGGCTGTGCGGCCTGCGGATCGGCGGTGCTTGCGGGCGTGCTCTCGCTCTTTGGCGTCACGGCGTCGCTCACCGTGCTGCCGTTCGACGGCCTGGAGTTCGCGGCACTCGCGCTGGTGGCGCTCGTGTTTTCGGTGTTCTGGCTCGCACGTGGGATGCGCGGCGGCGAGATCAACGGTTGTCCGGTCGATCTCGATTGATCCACGACGCAGAGGTGTAGAAGTAGGAGCCGTGGGTCGGCTTCGGAACCCGCTTCCGGACAAGTCGTTTGTGCTCACAGCCGTTGGAGGGCGCAATTCTTCAAAGCGAACGAGCGAGCACAGGAAGAGATTGGACAGCAGGCTTATTACACTCTATTACATACTGTTTCGTATGCCGATCAGCGCCGACCGTCTCGACGAGGAGGCTACGGCGGTCCTCGAACTCCAGGAGGGCACCCAACCCTACCGAGTCCTCCGATTTCTCGCGGAGAACGACGACAGCGCGTTCACCCAGACCGAGATCCACGAGGCGTTGGACATCAAGCGCGGGAGCGTCGGTGCGGTGCTGTCCCGGCTCGAAGATCGCGGGCTCGTCCGGCACCGCGGTCGCTACTGGGCAGTGGCCGAAGACGACCGGCTCGCGTCCTACGCGGCGCAGTCGGGGTCGAGTTCGGCGTCCACGACTGACGACTACTACGACGAGGACTGATCGATGGTTTACGCTCGCGGCGTGGTCGTGAAGGGCCCCGACTTGTTCGGCCCACACAGTCACCGGCCCTACGTGTGCTTGAGCGACGATACCCATCCATTCAGCGACGAGGAGTCGCTCTACGCCGCGGTGACGACCACGCGACGCTCGGTGGCGATCCCGTTGGCTGACGAGGACTTCGCGACCGGCGGTCTCGACCGCGAGAGCTACGTCAACCCGTGGACCGTCACCTCGGTTCGACAC from Halococcus saccharolyticus DSM 5350 includes the following:
- a CDS encoding NmrA family NAD(P)-binding protein — its product is MSTTTPGSTSRIRRRGGPTLADIDRLFLVRPPVVGVDPIQEFVDAAARVGVEHVVYLSVLGAEKNPFLPHRRIERRIESSGVAHTFLRASFFMQNLAEVHRRDIVEHDEILVPAGAGETSFVDARDIGAVAALALTEPGHTGRAYDLTGSGALAYDDVADVFSGVLDRRITYADPSVVAFVRRMRSRGTPLPFVVVMLGIYTTARLGFAARVTRDVETLLDREPIAMRQFVAEHADAFRE
- a CDS encoding cupin domain-containing protein, whose translation is MEKVAIDEVDVVNNPLGVHSVRKPVSGALGTDDFAMNYFELEPGESFSGGLHTHHDQEEVFYVQEGEATFEVGREREEVSVAAGEVIRFAPGEFQMGTNESDERTIGFALGAPKARHDFEEMESIVPCRECGEETAHELDLTEEGAFHLTCTECGTEFTMG
- a CDS encoding deoxyhypusine synthase; the protein is MTDDTDEGADVPPREEFHHDPIEHTTVQEGMTVGELVEEYGKAGIGAGALHEAVDITAAMFDDDVTTFVGLAGAMVPTGMRRIVADLIRDGHIDVLVTTGANLTHDAIEAIGGKHHHGREHGDGSLREHDETLRDEWVDRIYDVYLPQEHFTLLENHLRSEVFPEIEERVTIQRLTDELGRANAAVNDREDIDERAGIAAAAHEHDVPIYAPAIQDSVLGLQAWLYSQTTDFGLDALGDMSGLNDIAYEAESTGALVIGGGVPKNFVLQTMLVAPDAYDHAVQLTMDPEHAGGLSGATLEEARSWGKLEKAASNASVYADATITLPLLVAGARERISE
- a CDS encoding Nif3-like dinuclear metal center hexameric protein, encoding MNLSTFCGRLDERLRTDAYADLDASANGLQVGPDRPTGADPDIDHAAFAVDAAVETAERAVDTSADVLCVHHGLFWGEFERATGSTYDRLAPFFENDLALYVSHLPLDGHPEIGNAAGLADALDLRGRSAFGTLGPEHIGLRGRSPDGFAPDELRDRLATECDPGQGVQHLDFGPENIENVAIATGSAADWLDEAVAAGADAFVTGEGKQAVYHEAREAGIHVYLAGHYATETFGVRSLQSLAEEWGVETTFIDCPTGL
- a CDS encoding gamma carbonic anhydrase family protein produces the protein MTGRYAFEGNEPAVDPAAHVSHGATLVGDVAVGAHASVWPGVVLRGDIAPVRVGEHSHVGDNAVLHASTAGDRVMIGHGAVLNDAVIEDGALVGFNTTVNSEVTVGAGSIVASGTTVPEGYDIPPESFVRGVPATVTPIAETTLDPEAIFEAHSSGAYTDLAERHDDLFS
- a CDS encoding DsbA family protein, whose amino-acid sequence is MQIDRRAFLASAVAAGALAGCLGSGGETDAGSGGNESDAGSAGSAASTTAGEQAPETTATGPTTSDADPTATPSGSSADETEQATSGSSTNGTAAGTPPAASIDHPAVAALAGQPYRGPTPGTAPGLIVAFEDPSCHNCERFNTGTLPTLEAELVEPGEATYVYRNFPHAYQWGEPAMQALEATYARSESAFWELKTHYFATQGEFSESNVLDRTQAFLTSETDLDAAAVVADAEAKEFDAAFQRDVDAGESAGVVSTPTFYLFREGEFLTEIRGAQSYDVFAQALRG
- a CDS encoding MarR family transcriptional regulator gives rise to the protein MPISADRLDEEATAVLELQEGTQPYRVLRFLAENDDSAFTQTEIHEALDIKRGSVGAVLSRLEDRGLVRHRGRYWAVAEDDRLASYAAQSGSSSASTTDDYYDED
- a CDS encoding rhodanese-like domain-containing protein, with translation MSTLERSAWGLVEEAERDIESISVDELETELAAGETTALDIRDIREVWIEGSIPDAEHAPRGMLEFWADPETEYYKEFFDPDRRYVLYCNEAGRSALAAKRLAEMGYTDVTHLKGGFTAWQEADGEIVDVPQKDYKDQ
- a CDS encoding SOS response-associated peptidase → MCGRYTIFTSPDTLEDRFGATARRSLEPRYNAAPGQKLPVITNDAPETISHLQWGLIPGWADDPSIGNRLINARAETVDEKRSFRAAYERRRCLVLADGFYEWTETDAGKQPYCVTLHDGGPFALAGLWERWQPPQKQTGLDEFGDGEPDTEADPVETFTIVTTEPNSVIEPLHDRMAVVLPPDGEQRWLAGEADGKELLEPYPAEEMRAYPVSTAVNNPANDSPTLVEEVDAPA